The DNA sequence CATCAAGGGAATTGACAGTAGGTGAGATCATGTCTAAGAATGTTCTATGTGCGGATATTAACAATTCAATATATGAGTGCATGGCTATTATGAACAGTAAAAGAGTACGTCACCTTCCAGTTGTAGAAAATGAAAAATTAAGTGGTATCGTGTCAATCGGCGATATTGTTAATGCAGTGATCGAAGATAAAGAATTTACGATCAATCAGCTTACAAATTATATTACTGGTACAAGATAGCATTCATTTTTTTTCTCGCAATTCTCAAAAGTTCGAAGAGTGTCTGGATGAGAGAATGAACAAACTTTCGTTCAATCCTCAAAAATAGATGAACATTCCGTATTTATTATTTATTTTGCATTCGAAATTAAAAAAAAATGATTGATTTTCTTTGCAAACTGCTAATCGTATAAATATTTTTTTCCTTCAATTGAAGTTATTCACTTCGCTTCACTCAAATCAAACACATCTGGTTTAGAAAGGCTCCTCTAATATGGAATGGATTATCATAATCGTTTGGCTTTCTATAATTAATGCTTCACTAGGCGGACAGTATGTTCTCAACTGGATGGCTAATCAACCTAAGTACATTGGAGCCGACAAAGTTGAAATATCTCCAGGTGTAATGACATGGTGGAGGGAAATTTCAAAGCTTCTTTGGGCTGTAATTGCTGTTATAATTGAAGTTATTCGAGGAAAACAAATTAAATATCTTTGGCCTGGAAAAATTTCAATTCTTGTGATAGCAATTTGTGCATTCACAGGTGTGATAGAGAACATTGGTTTTTTCTATCTTCCAAGATATTATTCACCTCATATTTATGCTCCGTATATAAATGTTTATTTAGCAACTCTCCCATTCTGGGGTAAATTTTTGTACAATGCTCAAATTAGAAGAGAACATTGGATCGGAATTACTCTTGTGGTTATCGGACTAGCTATACCACACTTGGAAAAATATATCCGTGGAACTATGGACCCGAAAGCAGTTCTGGATGGAACTGCACTGCTTTGGATTCTAATCATCAATTGCTGTCTCTGTTCGCAGCATGTATTAAACAATAAAACTGTTCAAACTGCACTGCCGGGAGTTGGACCCAACGCATTAGTCGTTTGGCGTGAAATTTTTAAAATGATTTTTATTTGGACTGCATTGATTCTATTCCCACTCATTGCTTTGTGGACAAATGCTAATGTTCCAGATTCAGTTCCAGTAAATACGTTTGAAACAAGAGTATTGGAGAAAGCAAGTCAAGCTGATAAAGAATTTCTTTTATCGAATTATACTTTAACCGGTGGTGAATATGTACTTAAAAGTGATCTTTCTGAAGAAGCTGAGGTAAGAATAGAAGCAATTATGAGTTCAGTAGAATATCATAGATTCTACTCATTATTCAGCGGCTCAATAATTCCGACTAATTGGTGGCCTATTTTATTCATAGTCATCGCTGGTTTAAGCGGATACATTTACAGCTATGGATTTTTTAATCTATCTAAGTTCTCAGCGCACTACTGGGTGCCTTATACAAATGTCTATCTAGCATTGCTTCCATTTGTTATGCTTTTATTCGGGAAAAATGTCACTGGCTTCCAGATTGCGGGAGCTGTTGTTGTTACCGCTGGCTTAATGGTCGGAGTTTCGGATGTCAGTAAAAACAAAGTAGAAGAAATTGAGAAGAAGCATAAGTGAGGCAAAGGCGGAGTCTAAGGCTGAGATTTTTATAAATTGAGATAATCTCACAACCACTTAAGAATTCTTTATTTTCATTTGGTTATTGATTAGCTTTGGCAAAAATTTAATCGAGCATGATTCGAATTCATAATCTTCATAAATCATTCGGAGATCTGAAAGTTCTTGACGGAATAAATTTAGAAATTCAGGATGGAGAAACAATCGCAATCATCGGTCGAAGCGGCTGCGGTAAAAGTGTTTTAATAAAGCATATAGTTGGATTGCTTCAGTCTGATTCCGGATATGTTGAAGTTGATAATCAAATTGTATCAGAGTTAAATGAAAAAGAGCTGTATGAGCTAAGACGAAAATTCGGATTTTTATTTCAGGGGGCAGCACTTTTTGATTCATTAACAGTAGAAGAAAACGTCGGGCTTGCATTAAGTGAAAATACTTCAATGAAACAAACTGACATCCGGAAAATCATCGAGGAAAAGTTGGAACTAGTAAACCTTCGCGGGATTCTCGATCAAAAACCGGCTGAACTTTCCGGTGGAATGAAAAAGCGTGTCGGTCTAGCACGCGCACTTGTTACAAATCCTCAGTACATTTTGTATGATGAGCCGACAACTGGACTGGATCCGATCACTTCCGACTCAATTGATGAAATGATTCTAGATTTGTCTAAAAGATTGAATGTCACCTCAATAGTTGTAACTCATGATATGGTAAGCGTAAAAAAAGCAGCTGATAAAATTGCAATGATTCATGAAGGTAAAATCTACTTCATTGGCACACACGCTGAATTTATGAAGTCAAATGATGATGTTATTGTTAGTTTTATTAAACGCACAGGATACTAGAGGCCAAAGCAAATATACCCTCACATGTAATACAATTGATTAAAGCTTTTCATAGTTAAAAATCTCGGGAGTTGAATTCTGATTTGAATGATAGAAGGAAAAAAGGTGGAGCAGAAATAAAATCTAAACAAATTTATTCATCGATTAGAAACACACTTCTTGCAGAAAGTAAAACTGAAAGTTCTGTAGTGTATTCGTGAATCTATAAGGTAGTTCTTATAATTCTTTCAAAAATGATTCGAAAAAAATTCTCTCTTCTGAAAGAGTCTAAAAATAAACTTTAAGTTGTTCGCTTGCCACATACTATATAATAGTTATTACTTGAATGTTTATTAAAAGCTTCTCCTCTTTCATATAAGTGTTTCATTGTGAAAGACGGAATTATTAAAAAAGCAAGTTAAAATATTATTATAGTCTCTGTTTGATAAGGTTTAATTTATAAATCTTTGAATCTATTAATCTGTTTATCTCTTACTAAAACCACCTCCACCAATCATAAATTGAATGTAAGGTCCAGTAATTCCCAAGTTTGGGCTGCCTGTAATCTCGATTTCGTTCATTTTCCAGTCTCCTTTTAAGGGAGCAAAGATATAGCCTGCTCGAATTCCAACCGCGATGCCCCCTTTGCCTCGTTCATCCTCACCAAGTTGAAATAAATAATCTGCCCCCAAGGCTGCATTTATCAAGAAGCCCCCAGTAGAAAGCTCAACGCTCCTTTTAGGATTATCAAGAATTTCATCGAAAGATAAAATCTTATTTTCAAAAATTTTAAGACTCATGCTTCCTCCTCCAATACCAATTAGAGGATAGACATTAATTGCTCCATCGGAATATAAAAGATAACCGAGATCAAAAAAACCATAGGCAGCGCTCATTGAGGTTTTATATACACCAGATACAATTTCCTTTCCGCTAAGTGCGTTTCCGTGGCCACCTAGGAGAATACTACCGATCATTCCATAACCAATGCCACCAAATGAAATGAAATTGTCAGATAGTTTAGAGTAACCTCTGTTTTCAAGTTTAGTATTCAACTCATCCAAGTTCATCATACTCCAGCCAAGCATAAAAAATCCTCTTCCTCCAGCATCGTCCTTTGAAATTGTTTCTTCTTGTGAAAATGCCGTAGTGCACAGAACAATGCTTAATAGAATTGTTATTATTGTTTTGGCTTGTATACTTTTTTTCATGGTCTTTTCCTTAATTATTTCTTTAAGAATACTTGATTATTCAAAAAATACAATTTATTTGATTACAACTTTGCATCCTTTTTTTGGTAGACTATTTTTCCCCCAACGACTGTAATATCAACAACATCATCGAGTGTCCCGAGGTCAACTTCATGTGTTAGTAAAAACCAAAGTGAGGAAACTTCTAATGGATCTTTATTGAACATTACAAAATCTGCGAACTTTCCTACTTCGAGAGAGCCGACTTCATTTTCCATAAATAAGGCATATGCTGCATCAATTGTCCAATGTCTGATAGCATCTTCAACTGAAATTTTCTCTTCGGGAGCCCAATCATCATCTCCTTTATAATTATATCGCGTAGCAGAGATAATTAAACCATAAAACGGATTGAAAGGTGAATTACACCAATCGCTTCCAAAAGCAACTCTAGCGCCATTATCTGCAAGACTTTTCCACGGCATCCAATTTTGAAGTCGCTTAAAACCAAATGCCGAATCAACCATTACATCCGCATACATATGAGTCGGCTGCATCGAAGCTACGATATTTAGTTTACCCATTCTTTTCACCTCATCCGGATGCGGAAGATTATTATGTTCGATTCTATGCCGGGAATCTTTGCTGTTATTTTGTGTCATGGCATATTCGTATCCATTAACGACTCTTCTAATTCCTGCATCACCGACAGCATGAGTCATTACTTGAATTCCAAGTTTATCTGCCGTTGCTGAAATCCAATTAAAATCGTCCTGTGTCCAAACGGGATGGCCATAGTAGCCTGGTCTATTTGAAAAAGGCTCAAGCATAAAACACGTGAGATTATCTTCCGTACCGTCAATATATAACTTAATGGACCTTCCTAATTTCAAGTTTTTATCAGATATTTCATCGTCTAATTTTCGCCACTCTTTAAGATCGGTTAAAAGCTTTGTTTTATCTTTTAATCTTTCTGGAGGAACATAATAAGCACAACGGATTCTTACATTATCTAATCCTCCTAGTTTTTTAAAGCGAAACAAATACGGAATAAACCTTTTATTTATCTGAGCATCTTGGAGCGTGGTAACTCCGCTTACCAATGCAGATTGGACAGCTTCATTCATTGCATCTAAATAAAGTTTTTGAACCTTCTCATCTATTTCTTCATTTGTGAAATAATCAA is a window from the Ignavibacteria bacterium genome containing:
- a CDS encoding CBS domain-containing protein, with the translated sequence SRELTVGEIMSKNVLCADINNSIYECMAIMNSKRVRHLPVVENEKLSGIVSIGDIVNAVIEDKEFTINQLTNYITGTR
- a CDS encoding ABC transporter ATP-binding protein, whose protein sequence is MIRIHNLHKSFGDLKVLDGINLEIQDGETIAIIGRSGCGKSVLIKHIVGLLQSDSGYVEVDNQIVSELNEKELYELRRKFGFLFQGAALFDSLTVEENVGLALSENTSMKQTDIRKIIEEKLELVNLRGILDQKPAELSGGMKKRVGLARALVTNPQYILYDEPTTGLDPITSDSIDEMILDLSKRLNVTSIVVTHDMVSVKKAADKIAMIHEGKIYFIGTHAEFMKSNDDVIVSFIKRTGY
- a CDS encoding amidohydrolase, producing the protein MNHILRRRSNQNSIIHFIFIKKILLIICHSNKLKLQTIIFSLLICLNLLAVLSCSSRAYERTGSKPADLVIINAEIFTSNSKMSEAEAMAVKGERISFVGKNDDVTDYIGKNTRIIDADGRRVTPGFVDSHCHVLWVGGMLSLMPANLFGCKNWADMKKTLQQSYKERSHLPFIGGIGWKMEYVPGGIPKKEILDEVIKDKPVILMAYSGQSGWMNSIAVEKCSSANPEAFEEMGPVKDSEGRFTGELLRFVSFNFLDYFTNEEIDEKVQKLYLDAMNEAVQSALVSGVTTLQDAQINKRFIPYLFRFKKLGGLDNVRIRCAYYVPPERLKDKTKLLTDLKEWRKLDDEISDKNLKLGRSIKLYIDGTEDNLTCFMLEPFSNRPGYYGHPVWTQDDFNWISATADKLGIQVMTHAVGDAGIRRVVNGYEYAMTQNNSKDSRHRIEHNNLPHPDEVKRMGKLNIVASMQPTHMYADVMVDSAFGFKRLQNWMPWKSLADNGARVAFGSDWCNSPFNPFYGLIISATRYNYKGDDDWAPEEKISVEDAIRHWTIDAAYALFMENEVGSLEVGKFADFVMFNKDPLEVSSLWFLLTHEVDLGTLDDVVDITVVGGKIVYQKKDAKL